DNA from Candidatus Cloacimonas acidaminovorans str. Evry:
GCTGATTGCTTTGGCGGAAGGAATTCCGGTTCCTAAATATATTTTAATGCGGGAAGACCTTCTGGAGGATTATCAAGATGTGGAAGATTATTCCGGATTTTCCAATCAGTTGGGACTTCCTATAATTGTAAAACCAAATGATGCCGGTTCTTCCGTAGGAATAAGCAGAGTGGAATGTTTGGAGGACTTGAAACCTGCTGTCCAAAAGGCATTGCAATATTCACATAGCGTCCTTTTAGAAGAATATATCCCCGGTAGGGAATTAACCGTCACAATTATTGATTCGGAGGCATATCCTGTAGTGGAAATCAAACCCCTGGAAGGTTGGTATGATTATACCAATAAATATACTCACGGAAAAACTAAATACGAAGCACCCGCTCAAATTGATGATACCGTAGCCAAACTTTTACAGCTCTATGCCTTAAGGTTATGGAAAGCATTCGGTTTAAGTGGTTATGCCAGAATTGATTTTCGCTACGATGGCCTCAAACCCTATTTTTTGGAAGTCAATACACTGCCTGGAATGACTTCGCTTTCTTTAACTCCTATGGCTGCAAAAGCAGCGGGAATGTCTTTTCAGGAATTACTGCAAAAAATAATCTATATTGCTGCCAAGGAAGGGAGGTAAAAAATGAAACGCTTTCTTTTTATTTTAGTTATCGCTTTGTTATTGCCAACATTAGCTGTGGCAAGAGCAGATTTCTCAGTTACCTTTTCACCCCAAACCATTAGGGTAAACAGTTTCAACTCTGCCAGTTTTGATCCTTTTGACCCTGACCAGCAACCTATTCTAACCACTCTAACTATTACAAATACAGGCACGGTTCCTAAAAGAATAGACCTAAAATTAGTTCTGGAGTGGAATAATATTCCGTTGGTAGAAACTATTTTCAGCTCCAAGGAAAATCTGAATTCCTGGACCTTAACCAACAGGGATTTAATAACCAACCAGCCAAGCACCTATTTTGATTATAAAGAAGGATATGCAAAAATAACAGTAAAAGAGGCAATAAAAAACAGTTCCACCTTAAAATCGGCTGTTTTGGCAGGTTATTTTCCCGATGGAGACCTTAAATTCAAGGTTTGGGTAAGAGAATTTTCCACTGCATCTTGGACTAATAATACTAATTTACCTGATGCTGAATTCAAAATCATAATTCGTAATGCCGGAAATATTACTTTGCTTTCTCCTGGAGTTCCTATTGGTAAAACACCAGCATTAGTTAACGGAATTCCTATAAGCTTTTTATGGAATTCACAGTTGACTGATTTTAACGATTATAAGCTCATTATCAAAGAGTTTCCTCCTAACAATCCGCCTACCGTAAATACTATAGACAGAACAGGAGCCGTTTTTTATGAAACCCCCGAGAATACAAAAGAAAACAGCGGTTTTGTTGAGTTCCTGCCCTTTACAGATGGCAACTATTATGCCTGGAAAGTAACAACTGCTCTGGCAACAGAATATAATCCAAAAAAGCAAAACACCGGTAATAATATCCTTTCCAGTAACTGGTATGTTTTCCAGTATGTGGATGAAGAAAAAGCCGCCGCCAGTATTTCAGAATTTCAGGCACACCTCAATATGC
Protein-coding regions in this window:
- a CDS encoding D-alanine--D-alanine ligase; translated protein: MEKIVVLKGGTSPEREVSLVSGAEIASALRNMGYIVQEIDPADYPKLSDLLTAVQNEQPLLVFNGLHGGSGENGELQAALSLAGIKFTGSGFKASCFSMDKYISKLIALAEGIPVPKYILMREDLLEDYQDVEDYSGFSNQLGLPIIVKPNDAGSSVGISRVECLEDLKPAVQKALQYSHSVLLEEYIPGRELTVTIIDSEAYPVVEIKPLEGWYDYTNKYTHGKTKYEAPAQIDDTVAKLLQLYALRLWKAFGLSGYARIDFRYDGLKPYFLEVNTLPGMTSLSLTPMAAKAAGMSFQELLQKIIYIAAKEGR